GGGGCCGTCGTTtactggggtgggggggggcgcacacgaGATTAGATGTATTCACTCATTGGCTTTCAATTGTGCACAATATATCCAGCTAGCCGTAGTTGGCAGTAGAGCGGTAGCTTGTTCCTCTCTTCACCTGGTAGTTTCATGCCCCATTGTGCTGCTGTGAAACGAGCCCCCTGAGTACTGTGTACCTTTAGAACACGTCGTCCATTAACCTTTCCCCACCACCACAAAAATACAGGTGTACTTAGCAACAATAatgcctgaaaaacaaaaaaaatatatcattttctttctttcattcttccccaagtattttttcccttttaattcatttaatcatcAAGTGTTACATTTGGAGATATTCTATTAAACAGCCATTTTCACCTTAGGACATTTCTGGTGGAAGCCGTGAGACAAAGTCACGTCGATCCGTTGTATCTTTGTGGAGAAAACAAGCAGGAAACAGACTAAAGAGTGATGTCACCACGTATTACAAGAATCACAGGGAGGTGTTACGCAACCTCTGAGCATCTAGGAAACGGCCCCTTGTTTGAATAGTTTTTGTGAAGGATCGGAATTAATACACATTCAGATTTAGATGTTGATATTGATCAGATATCAGGAGAGACAGCTAGTTAGCTGGGGCGCTTCTCCTGACCCCTAACTCCTCTTTTCCCACGACTTCCTTCACGGTTCcaccagaagaaaaaagaaaattaaaagcttgttcctttcagacaaggagagagTAAGAAGCGTCTCACACGGCAGGCGACCCACACGCGTGTGAACTCAAGTTCAAAGCGCCCGGCGCACGTCGGCCATTCTTCATCCCCCGGCGTGCGCCGTGACCTCACGTCATCGAGAGCGACCCCTTTTTCTACGCCGCCAGTCGCTCTCCTTCAAAACAGTCGGTGAGGAGAAGCTCCCTCCCACACGAGGAGGTGCGACCTGGTGCTCCTCCGTCCGCGGCAGGTTCCTCCCAAAGCAGCTTACTGATGGTTGAACAACGGTGCTCAAGTGTATACTAATGTTTGTAAATTATTCGAGACATGGATGTACGTTTGCACTGTCATACATTTAGTGAGTCAAAGTTTTTTGCGTTGTGCTGTGtgcttgttttttaatttctcttcttttgtgaTGTTCTGTTTTGATTCAAAGGTGTGCCGACACGATAAACGCtagaaacacaacacaatatgtaaatattatCAAAGAACATACATAACCGCTCCATTAGATGTCAAagcctttgaccccccccccccggaggccaGAAGCACGGGTTCCTTCCTTTGAGACGTCTCCCCTCAGCTGTCTGTGCCACGGGGCCCAAAGGCAGACACATACATCGTACTTTATTTTCTCTCCATTCACTTACcactgattttcttttctgccAACAACATTGTACGCTGTTCTATTCAAAATATGTTAATCAAAGGGACAGTTGACCAGATATAAATAGTTTTCCTCTTACCTgtagttctatttttcaatctAAAGGCTATAAATTTTGTGAGATTATGACCATGTAACTGAAGATAATTCACAGACCTTGTTTGGAGCAGTTTCCTCTCAAAAAGCTAtagttaaatgtgtgtgtatatacagtatgtctatATACATCCATATGTATAGCACTACAGGTGagggtatttttgttttgatccaGAGTTAACTGTCCCCCTTAATATctgtttaatttattatataGTTATGAATATTATCTTTTATTCTGTTTGAAGGTGGCTTTTACGTGTCCTGTTGATTTCTCAGAATTAGTtaaacattacacacacacacacacacacagaaacaacttATTTTCTTTGGACTCACTCACAAGCTTTCACTAACtgatgtgtgtgatgtttgtatTTAATGTTGTGAAATCATACATACAGTGTGAAAACAGGCCGATACTGAGAGGTCACaactgcatatgtgtgtgtgtgtgtgtgtgtgtgtgtgcgcacacaaaatgtaaagactgcctgttttatttcttcctttctcacaactgtcatgtaaaaaaaggaaatgtgttgTGAGTCGGTTGTGTGATTTTGTGGTTTTAGGGGGGAAGTGATGAGGGAGAGGAGCCTCTGTGATGCTGACAGGGAAACGATGAGGCAggagattatatatatacattaaaacaataagAATGAAATGTATCCTAAAGGAACACGATAGAATATGCTTGTATTTTCCCATTTATTACTACATGATAAGCAAATAGGAGGCGCTGAATGTGGGGAGTTTGATATGTTCTATGTCGTCTCCTAAAGTGATGGCAGCTTAAAAACACCTCTGGTTTTCTCCCCTGTCACATCTGGATTAGTAATCCCGTCCcttcataaaaatgaaatatatagagatatataaattaaattggtGTATCTACAGTATGGTGATTGTGCCTTTCACTATTTCTGCATGGTTTTTGTGATGTACCGATTTTTCCATCCCCCAGACGGGACAAAACCTATATGCAAAAATCTATGGATGGGTTTTTTTCCAGTGTCcattcagaaaaacaacaggTACCCcgccaaaaaaaaggaaaaaaaaagaaacaacaatacTAAATAAATACTCAGGTTAACCCCTGAATCTTGTGTCGTTATTTTCGTGTTAGGGAGCCGGAGGGAACGGCTGAGACCTTGTTACTCTTCCAAACAGGAAATATTTAACAGTTAGCTGCTGATCAAGAGAGAGATGAGTTTAGCTTTTAAGTTTTTAACAATGCATCGTTCTGGAATCCAAAATGTCTTTTCTATTTAAGAACagaaatacatacaaacattaagaatttacacaaaaacaaagaagacaATATGTGCATGATACTACGTAAATGTGTATTAGAGATGAATATAGAACATGTTGagatgtaaaatatttaatggaGTGTATATTTAAGTTTAAAGTACATTCTAAATAGGAATACCACTGGAAGTGTGCTCCACCTCTCCACTGAAACGCCTACATTCTTTATTTAGAGTTTCATCGGAAGTGCTAAGAGCCTAAAGACATCccgaaaccatggcaacagacgTGACCACGCTGCTGCTCGGACCTGACTAGTCTGTCATCGAAACCCGGGACCCGAAGCGCCCGAGGCGGGTAAAGGTGAAGGCGGATTGACGAGAAGAGGGGAAGCTGGGCGGGCCCCGTGGCTTGGTAATTGGAGCAGGTATTCTAAAGGTATTCAGCGGCCACAGAGGACAGAGGCGGGGAGATTCTGGAAGGAGTTTAAAAGACATGCGAGCGGCTCACTGGCTCGGAAACAACTCGAAGCACCTGCGCGGGTGGCAGTGATTTAGCCGTCGACGATTTGCGTTCCTACACCGACGACCACTGGGAAGTAAGTCTGACACTGGACACACGCAGCCATTGGCCATTCACGTTTTCTAACTCGCCTATGTCGGTAACGTGTAGATTGTGATTACTGTTCTCCGCGAGTTGTACATTTAAATCGTCGTCGCTCATCATATGTTTTGTGGTGAAGTAACAGACGTGTTCCTCCGTGTCACTGAGCCGCGGCGCGAAGCTGACTTCCCTGCCCGTAGCCTTGGCGACCGGGGGAGCCGCGCGCACCTTGCCACCAACCGCCACGTTAaccaaaaataacacaacacCCAATTTATAACGCCGTAGAGGGTGGTTCTGTGTGAGAGAAGCTAACGTGGCTCTGAGCCGTTTGGAATTAACGGAGGTATTTAGCTCGTGACTGACGTGGGATGTGAAGCCTCCGCGGCCTGTCGAAACGGTAATAACGCTTTTATTGTTCATGTATAACATAAATTGGCCGCTGTGATGCGCCACAGGCGGGTTGTCGCGTGTCAGCGTCTCTCCGACGGGCCTCTATTTACACGGTGTCAACACCGGTGTTTGTCGAAGCAAATCCAGCCGATTTAGCTAGCTACGTGGTTTGttgtcttcatcttcatcatcaccaccgTCATCACCTTCACCATCACCAGAGCTGAGCACCCGGAGCTTTATGTAACACTGGAGAAAGGGACTCTGGGTTCACTGGGATTCACAGATCCCATCAGGTAGAAGAGGACACCAGTGGTCCTTTTAAAAAGAACCTCACAGGGATCTCTCACCAGGCTGAGGGTAGCGAGTGTGTGACCCAACACCCCTGGCAGGTAAATATGGATCTCCTGTCCTGactcccttctctcccccccccccccccccccataacatCTCCCAggatccctccccctccttcggATCCACAGCAGCCATGCAAAGCCCTCCGCCCGAGACCACAGCCGAGTACACGGAGGACAAAGGTTTCCACCCGGAGACGACCCTGGGCAGCGCCTACTCCCCCGTCGACTACATGAGCATCACCAGCTTCCCCCGGCTGCCGGAGGACGACGCCGCCTCGGGGGACAACACCCTGAAGCCACGCAAAGGCGACGACAACGTCCTGAGCGAGCAGGACGCAGGTGAGTCGACCGggtcgggtcgggggggggggggggggggggctgcgtgaaGGAGAGGTCACCTCTGGCCTCATTGCTCGGACCACAGCCAGCTGCACCTGGTTTGTTTGTCGGAGGTGATAGACTTTATCTTAGATGGATTGATTTGAATAATTTGGCTGCAGGTCAATAAATAATTCAAGTAATAAATATAAGATTTCTTTAATATAGGCATGGAAATTGGCATCATATTCCATTAAATTAACTTAACCAAGTAACCTAAAGATTTTAACCAAACAGAGTAGTTACAGTTGTGTGATTGACACTGACGGACAGACAAAGcgacagacatttaaaaaaaatgttggatgTTGGATTTAGGCTACTGCGTGTGGATTGTTACGCTCTATTCTTCAAGAGTCGTCTGCTCCTTCTACCAGGGCAGGACTAACCAGGTCTGTCTGACTGTCAGGTGTGTGGCTGACACAAGAATGAAGGCGGAGTTTGAAGGAGAGGGTGTGGTTCACGACACGtgataacaaaacaaacacctccGGCCGGTTTTGGTCTCACAAGACCGAGTGTTTCACATTGAAAATGGGTGTGGTCAAGGCAGTAGGAGATAGGAAGGGAGGAAGTGCCACTCGTCTCCACCAAGCAGAACAAGATGGTCCCGATAGTCGACTTACAAGTATTCAGTTCAAACCCTCTCGTCACCCGGGGCCAGACGGAAATGTCTTCCTTTGTGGGTTTCACACGCAGAATCCAGACCTcactcagtgttttttttctcttccccatGAACCCGTGCGTTGACCGGCTCAGACCCCGATGTGTTCCTGAAGTCGGCTCGCCTGCAGCGCCTCCCGTCCTCGGCGTCGGACCTGGCCAGCCACGAGATGGCCTCGCTGCGGGAGACGCACACGGACCCCTTCAAGGAGGACTGCGCCTGTCAGCGCGACGGACTCACGGTCATCATCACGGCTGCTCTCACCTTCGCCACGGGGGTCACGGTGGCTCTCATCATGCAGATCTACTTCGGACCCGCTCAGGtagggtggtgtgtgtgtgtgtgtgtcacgtcaTGTGGAATAGAGCGGATGTTCTCAGATGATTCCACATCACATCTGTTCTCCTGTTGTGGGTCAGATCTTTAACCAAGGCGCCGTGGTGACCGACGCGGCCCAGTGCACGTCCCTCGGCTTCGACGTACTGGAGAAACAGGGCTCCAGTGTGGACGCCGCCATCGCCGCTGCGCTCTGTTTGGGAATCGTCCACCCGCACACGTCTGGAATCGGAGGGTGAGAGATGGAAAACCCCGGTGAGGTTCTTGGACCCGGTCGGACGCGAAGCCGCTGAACACTGTGTGCTCTGTGGGCGTTTAGGGGCGGAGTTATGTTGGTGCACAACATCCGTAGGAACGAGACGAGGGTCATCGACTTCAGGGAGACGGCGCCGTCCGCCCTCAACGAGGAGATGCTGCAGACGAAACTCGATCTGAACGTAAGGGGCTTGTTGTTCGCACCGATACTTGCGTGTGATATCTGCGTTTAGTAGAAGGATTCTAATACAATGTAAGTGCAAGTTAAGCAGCTGACCACGTTATTGATCATTGTGTCCTGACAGCAATAATTGAATTTGACCAACAAAGCTCTGGTATCTGTCGTAGGACTTTAAGCCTAAAGTCTTTACAAGTTGATTGTTAGTTTCAACATTTGAAAGTGATTCTCAGAAAAGAGCAAGTTAGTGACACAGATCTGTCgatttgtgttcatttcattacatttcacGCCTGCTGTTACCAAAGAAGGATCCCACTCACATCCTTTGACCAACAGCACAGTGTGTTTGCGTTGTGGTGTTTTAACGTGTGACTCTGCTGGTGTGTTGCAGCCCGGCCTGCTGGTGGGGGTTCCGGGCATGCTCAGTGGGATGCACCAGGCTCACCAGCTCTACGGCAGGTACGCTGATTGTTGTGTAACCTGTCCCGTCCGTCCTCATGCACATAATGgccctgttttgttttgtcaatgCATTGTTTCTTGTCATGTTCTTTTGTTTCACATTGTGAACTTCCTCCATTCTGACTGGATGATTGAGACCGAAATAGCAACAGCGTTCCTTTATGTCCCTGTGAAAGACTCACCCAGAGAGAACACGCCTTGCTGTTTCCTTCAGTGTCTCTGAAGTAGTTCTAATGATCCCGGTGCCTCATGTGGTTAAAGCTGTACGCTACAGAGCCAAATAACCAGCTAGAATATCGTGAGTCATTATTTGGGCACAAAACATCTCAGAGAGAAAAGATAAGCTCCGAGTGTAAAtgtgagtttttgtttttttgaaatttCTCAAAGGAAACAATCTCTCATGACTTTTGAATTCCCCAGAATGCCGTGGAAGGATGTGGTTACCATGGCAGCGGAAGTGGCCAGAAATGGATTTAATGTTACCCATGACCTAGGTAGGCGTGATGTAACAACGCACCACATTTCACAGCCGACCGTAGtcatataaacaccagctttgGTCTCATTGGCCTGTTTTCTCCCGCTGGCCCTGTTATtatgtccctctgtctgtccccccccctctccagctgAAGCACTGACTAAGGCGAAGGACCAAAACATGTCGGATACGTTTCGGGATTTGTTCCTCCCCAATGGCCAGCCTCCCCTGTCCGGGCTGCTCACCAGACGTCTGGATTTAGCAGCCATCTTGGATGCAGTGGCGTCCAAAGGGATGTCTGAGTTCTACAGTGAAAACCTGACTCGGGAAATGGCAGCAGCAGTAAGGAAGAGCTCATAAATTCTGCATACATCCACTGCATAGTTGCACTTTAAACTCAGCCTTtatgttgttgctgcagtgaAGTAATGACTAAAAACAAAGACGGCATTTAAACGGCATTACACACGATAATGGGATTGTCTCATCTTAAAATAGGTCTGGAAAACGTTTTAATATTATCACAATTTGATCAATAATCTGTCATAGTTTCATCACCATCACAACTGAAGAAGCTTCGACATCCATTGTGTCCTGGTTTCCTCTGTGAAGCACGTTGTTCATGCCTTTGGGAGAAAACATCCGTAATATCAATGGAACGGGGCTTTAACTTCTGCATCGAGAGAACATTTTGGATACTTCAAAGAAAATGACCACGACGTTAGAATTCATTACACAGCTCAAGAGCTCTTTGACGCGTGCGTTTCAGTGTTAGACGATCGCTCCTTTCCTCACAAACAGAAATCTGTACACCGCCTGCAGGTACCACTTTAACCAGGAAGTCAACTGTTTGCTTACAgaacattgttttaaataatgaacGTTGGGCTTAATGCTTTAATGCAAATGTTGTCCCCTGTTGATCTGGAGGGCCTTCATGCTTCTGTCCGTTTACAGTTGTTTAAAGAACTTCTCAATAGTTGTGAAGAACAAAATGAGCACCGATAAGAGAAGCAAAGTCCTGCGCTTTGTGTACAATGCTTGATTGAAGGTGCTCTAAAACTAGAACGTAGGAGTGTTGATCTATTCCTACTATCAATAGGTCTTATTTGACTATGACGTCAGTTAGGGGAACTTtttgaatataataaaatattatatatataagtaataatattatatatataagtcCAGCGATGACTCCTAATACTCATATCAGATAAATAAAGCCATGCATTTTTGAATAGGTGCAGGCCAGCGGCGGAGTGCTCACAGAGGAGGACTTTAGAAACTACAGCACAGTGTTACAGAAGCCAGCGGAGATCATCTATCAAGGTGAGTATTTGAGGAGTCGCCCAAAGTAAAACCACAAATTGTCTTAATCTGAATCTGAAGAATGACTAAACTAGTGTGAGAAGCTAAATACTTCTTTACGTACTTCCTTCTTACTCCCACAGTTTAGAGGGTTTCATGTATATCGTATTTCATCAGCAGAGAGTGAAATGCCAGCAGACAGTTTATTTCAGCGTTTGTTGTCCAACATAAAGCGCTGCTGGTAGCATAAGGAATTCTGCTCAGAGGGGGTATGTTTTGGGGACCATCACCTGCAGGCACCAGGACAGTATGTTTGTATCAGAAGCCCTctgatgtgtgtttgtagtATTGACCAATCACGTCGGAGCAGGCTGTGGTTGATTGCAGTAACGTGTGGAGGTGTGACGCATATTTCAAATGGTTACATGTTAGTAGGTTTTAAAAGGAGCTCGTAAACTGGATTGCTGAGAAGAAGTATCCTCAGGGCCTTGTTATACTAGTTATTCACTCCTATTGAAGAGATTCCAATtaaattcatttgtttattgaaTGACAGCAATGAATTCTGTCGGTTTGCCTATGGAGTACAGATCATAAAAGAAATGTTATGGTGTGATTTTCTGGTTGTTTCTGAAGGTCACCATGTGATGGCGGCTCCGGCCCCGCATGCAGGCATTGCCTTGATCGCCGCTCTCAACATCCTGGAAGGCTACAACATAAGCAGCCAGGTGCCCAGAAACAGCACCTACCACTGGATAGCAGAGGTACGTCATGAGCCGCTATACTGCTACACCGCTTCACTGCTGCATTGCTGCATCGCTACAATGCTACACCGCTGCTGCATCGCTACAATGCTACACCGCTACATCTCTGCACCGCTGCATTGCTTCACTGCTGCATCGCTACACTACTACAACGTTATATTGCTACACTGCTACCATGCTACATCGCTACAATGCTACACAGCACAGACAAAAGGGGCGGTGTGTGATTGTGACTGATTTCTCTCCCCAGGCACTGAAGATATCTCTTGCCCTTGCTAGTGGACTGGGGGACCCCATGTATGACACTTCTATCTCAGATGTTGTTGCCAAGATGCTGAGGTAGGGATCCCGTGTCGCTTTTGTAACACACAATTAATCCATTTGTCCTAATTTAATAAGGCATTACATTGAACCTTGTTGTTCCCATCTCCAAGTAAATCACAGGCCTCCCTACTCCGCCAGATGATCAACGACTCTCAGGCCTTTCCCGTCGGACATTACGCTCCATCTTTCACCTTGGAGACGGGCGCAGCTGCCGCCCAGGTCATGGTGATGGGCCCGGATGACCACATTGTGTCAGTGATGAGGTACGTCCTGGTTTGATTGAACTGCACAACAAATCCAGATGATGGTTGAAGACCCCAATTGCTGATGAGAAACGTAGAGACGAATCCAAAAACTGTTTAAACTGTTTTATGTTTACCTTGTTGGGAATAGGTGAGGGAATTAATCAAGAGAGAATTAGAGAGTAGACTTGTATAGGACCAGAAGGGTCTATGACCTCATCGGCTTCACTCGGTGGATGAGGAGGTTTAGGAGGTTACTGCCACATCTCCCGGCATCCAACCAGGAAGTAACTGGCACCAATCACCAGGCTGGTGTATGTGCGAACATGGGAAAAATGATTGATTCTTGCTTGATTTGATTGGCTGCTTAAACTTAAGCAGAGACAGGTGTCCTCCTGACTTGTGGATGTTTTCAGCTCTCTCAACAAGCCGTTTGGCAGCGGGATCGTGACTCCTTCCGGAATCCTCCTGAACAGTCAGATCCTGGACTTCTCCTGGCCGAACAAAACCCAGGGCTCATCTCCCAACCCGGTACTCCTGCATTCTCTCTTTGTTTTCCATTAATAACAGTATTGATTCCTTGATAGGGTAACCGTTGGCGCTCTCGGGCCTCATGTTTCTTCCGTTTGGTTGCAGCATAACAGCCTGCAGCCTGGGAAGAGGCCCATGTCCTTCCTGATGCCCACAGCAGTGAGGCCCGCCGTGGGCTTGTGTGGCACCTACGTGGCCGTTGGGTCCTCCGACGGAGAGAAAGCTCTCAGCGGCATCACGCAGGTTTGTGTTCGACTGAAGTGTGGAATCACGTTGCATCTTTTTCCAGTCATTTGATGAGTATTATTCTGCTCAACAGGTGCTGATGAACGTTCTGTCTTCACGTAAGAACATGAGCGACAGCTTGGCGTACGGACGACTCCACCCGCATCTGCTGCCCAACACGCTGCTGGTGGACTGTGAGTTCCTTCTGACAGTTTATCCACAGACTGGTTTTGTTGAATATATCTGTGTCACCTACGATTGCACTGTTTTGGGTAAATTGGTCCCCTTGACTTCAATCCGTATTTACTGTCTTCATTTCCTGCTATAAACATGCAATATGCAACCGGACATAAAGATAAAGAACAGCAGTTCTCTTGTGCCAGTATTTACGTTGCTGCTGGATCCCGTGTTTGtgtagaccataaagcagggggtgGTTAGGGCGGGACTACAGGCAGATTGACAGGTTCACAGTGACGTCTGGTCCAGGTGTCGTCTATGTTTTAACCCTTTCAC
This sequence is a window from Pungitius pungitius chromosome 1, fPunPun2.1, whole genome shotgun sequence. Protein-coding genes within it:
- the LOC119221910 gene encoding glutathione hydrolase 7; the encoded protein is MQSPPPETTAEYTEDKGFHPETTLGSAYSPVDYMSITSFPRLPEDDAASGDNTLKPRKGDDNVLSEQDADPDVFLKSARLQRLPSSASDLASHEMASLRETHTDPFKEDCACQRDGLTVIITAALTFATGVTVALIMQIYFGPAQIFNQGAVVTDAAQCTSLGFDVLEKQGSSVDAAIAAALCLGIVHPHTSGIGGGGVMLVHNIRRNETRVIDFRETAPSALNEEMLQTKLDLNPGLLVGVPGMLSGMHQAHQLYGRMPWKDVVTMAAEVARNGFNVTHDLAEALTKAKDQNMSDTFRDLFLPNGQPPLSGLLTRRLDLAAILDAVASKGMSEFYSENLTREMAAAVQASGGVLTEEDFRNYSTVLQKPAEIIYQGHHVMAAPAPHAGIALIAALNILEGYNISSQVPRNSTYHWIAEALKISLALASGLGDPMYDTSISDVVAKMLSKSQASLLRQMINDSQAFPVGHYAPSFTLETGAAAAQVMVMGPDDHIVSVMSSLNKPFGSGIVTPSGILLNSQILDFSWPNKTQGSSPNPHNSLQPGKRPMSFLMPTAVRPAVGLCGTYVAVGSSDGEKALSGITQVLMNVLSSRKNMSDSLAYGRLHPHLLPNTLLVDSEFEDEDVELLKAKGHTVERRDVLSLVEGTRRTNDLIIGVKDPRSADASALTMSNVP